ATGAAGCCGTAGTTGCCAGGAAAAGGCAGGAACTCGATGACGTAGTCGGTGCCAGCGTGCTGACGGCTTCGAAACTCTTTGCTGGCCGGATCATACATCATCTCATGATTGGTACCAGCAGGCGTTTCGATGACGGCTTGCAGCAGCTTGCGTTCTGGCGAGAAGGTAGGCAGATTGACGTAATCGGGCTGGCAGCCAACCAACCCGACCATCGTCACTACAAGCAAATTCCGAAGCGTAAAACTCCGCATAATTCTACAGCACCTACTGTGCGAGCCCCTCATCTAGCAAACGGAAGGGGTTAAGCCGATCGAGGCGCAGCAGGAAGCGAATGTTGTTGGTGAAAGTCTGGCGGCTACTGGGAAATCCATTCTGGTACTGAGAGCCTGCCACTGGGAAATAAAACTGCAAAATATCGCTGCCGATTGGTAGCACTAGTCCGGCATCGTAGAACAGCCGCTGGCTGCCCCGGCCTGCTACGGCAAGCTGCTTCTCTTTAGTAGCTCCAAAATCGGCGAAGACTGCCAACGGCGTGACCGGTAAGTCGGCTTGCAGATTGAGGGTGCTCATCCAGCGCTGACTCTGAACGGGTAAGTAGGCTTTGAAGGCGCCATCGCGTCCGTCCGTTTGGTGAACCTGCGCCGTAAGGGCGTCCGAAATCTGTTGCCGATCTAGGAAGACGGTCTGACGGCGGTAATCAGGGCTCCCGCTCAGACCCATGACAAATTCAGTAGCGTTGGACTGTTGCAGAAAGCGTCCGCCAAACAGTCGAATTTGTACCCGCTTCTTAGTAGTATACAGCCGTTCGTAGGTAGCCGTAGCGCGCAGCAGCGTCGCTTCACGAGAACGGTTATCCTCCGACAAAGTAGGTATCAGGTGGTTCAACTCTAGGTGCGCCGTCCATTTCTGAAGCGCATTGCCACCACGTACCCCATATTCGGCCGTCTGGATGCTGGAAGTGCGGTTCAAATCCTGGTTGCGCACGGCTGTGTTCGTAAGCTTCACGAAGTGCTGCGGAGCATTATAAGCAGAATGCGGAAGCAGTAACGTGAGGCTAGGTTCGGCTTTGCTGTAGCGCTCAAAACGCTGCACCGTGATGCCGACCACCACCTGGCGCGAGACGCGGCGCGGTAGCACGTTCAGATTTAGTGTGCCAATACCGTTTAGCTCCTTGCGGTTGAAGCTGTACATCGGCATAGCTAGGTAACTGAAACGCTTCTGGATGAGTGCGCTATTGTAGAACGCCGCCCCCAGCATAAACTTGTCTGATGTATTAGCTCCTATTACCGGTAGCCAATTAACCGTCGCTTTGTCCCAACGCTCTACACTAAGCAATGGCTTAAGACGCAGCGGCTCTACTTGCCGCAACGAGCCGGTAGTTTTCATGCGGTCGTCGCGGCGGTTCAGCTGGGGCGTGACGTACGTCGGATCAATCACAACGGCAGCTACTCCCTCACTTCGGAAGTTGAGTTGCGTTTCTACCTCGTCTTCGCCGGTACCAATAACTGGTGTCCATTGCGTTTCGAGCACCTTGCCTTGCGCATCTAGCGTGGCTACAGGAAACGCAAAGGGCGCGGGTGATTCATTGCGCACCAATACCTTCACCTGCGAATCAGTTACTTGCAAATCGGAGACGGTGGCATTGTACCGGTTGGTTGTACCAAGCATATCTTGAAAAAACCAACCTAGCTTTTGTCCCGTCGTTTCCTCGAATACCGCCTGCATGTCTTCGGGGTACGGGTGGCGGAACTGCCAGTGCGTATAATAAGCGTGCATGGCTTGATCGAACTTTTCCTGACCCAGGTAAGCGGCTAGGTAGTTGAGGAGCGTCGCCGTTTTTGTATAAACGATAGTGGGATAATTGCTCTTACCATAGTCGCCTGCCATCACGCCGCTCACAGGTTGGTCAAGACCACGACTAGCGGTAGCTTGG
This Hymenobacter sp. GOD-10R DNA region includes the following protein-coding sequences:
- a CDS encoding M1 family metallopeptidase, which translates into the protein MKHYLAIFTLALLSFTTLGQSSTSATYWQQEVNYSIAVTLDDRQHMLTAQEELQYVNHSPDQLTFIWFHLWPNAYRDNTTAFAKQQLRNGSTKFQFAKPEQRGYIDQLDFKVNGQSVRLEYDPLNPDIAKLLLPQPLAPGAQVTITTPFRVKIPDSFSRFGHVEQSYQITQWYPKPAVYDHKGWHPLPYLDQGEFYSEFGSFDVRITLPANYTVGATGVLQNMEEQQRMDQLAAATAQKKTDKDFGNDLSFPASAAETKTLRYVQDRVHDFAWFADKRFNVLKSGVTLPSGKQVSSWVLFTNKEATRWIKGLQDVNDALTYYSQWVGEYPYASATAVDGALSAGSGMEYPMVTVTMPMAIVHEVGHNWFYGVLASNERAYAWMDEGVNSYVENRVTSREDPTAGEFGFLLKSGKVAGSLGLEGLTSATLNQVPYQATASRGLDQPVSGVMAGDYGKSNYPTIVYTKTATLLNYLAAYLGQEKFDQAMHAYYTHWQFRHPYPEDMQAVFEETTGQKLGWFFQDMLGTTNRYNATVSDLQVTDSQVKVLVRNESPAPFAFPVATLDAQGKVLETQWTPVIGTGEDEVETQLNFRSEGVAAVVIDPTYVTPQLNRRDDRMKTTGSLRQVEPLRLKPLLSVERWDKATVNWLPVIGANTSDKFMLGAAFYNSALIQKRFSYLAMPMYSFNRKELNGIGTLNLNVLPRRVSRQVVVGITVQRFERYSKAEPSLTLLLPHSAYNAPQHFVKLTNTAVRNQDLNRTSSIQTAEYGVRGGNALQKWTAHLELNHLIPTLSEDNRSREATLLRATATYERLYTTKKRVQIRLFGGRFLQQSNATEFVMGLSGSPDYRRQTVFLDRQQISDALTAQVHQTDGRDGAFKAYLPVQSQRWMSTLNLQADLPVTPLAVFADFGATKEKQLAVAGRGSQRLFYDAGLVLPIGSDILQFYFPVAGSQYQNGFPSSRQTFTNNIRFLLRLDRLNPFRLLDEGLAQ